TCACTCTTTCTAAGCAAGAATATGAGGAATGGTCCCCCAATCACAGCCATAATAATGGATGCTGGAATTTCAATGGGCGAGAATAGTGCTCTTCCCAATGTATCTGCTACTAATATTAATAGTGCCCCTGCAAATGCAGAAAACGGAATGAGTAGCTTATGGTCATTGCCGACAAGCGTTCGCCCAATATGCGGGATGAGTAAGCCAACAAACGTAAACATCCCAGCAATTGCGGTGGCAATGGATGCAAGCAAAACAGCAATGATAGAAATAATCAGTCGTGCTCGATTCACTTGAAAACCAAGATTTTTCAATGTTTTATCTCGTAACCCCAAATGGTTACACCATGCATACAACAGCATACTGAGAATCAGTCCAATCGAACCATATAGGACAATCACTTGCACATCCGTCCAAGTCTTCATCGTAAGTGTTGAAGACGTAACAGAAATTCCCGACATCATGCTGCTCGCATTTTGCGCACTGATCAATTCACTTAATCCCGTAAAGACCGCGTTTATCGCAACGCCAATTAAAATCATTCTGAGTGGATTGAGTCCCGATTTCCATGAAAATATATAGACAAGTAAAAAGGCAACCGCCCCACCGATGAAGGAAAACAATGGCGTGTAGAAAAATAACGTCGGAAAGAAGGTAACCATAACGATGGACATGAATCCAGCGCCAGACGATACACCGATAATCCCTGGTTCAGCTAGCGGGTTCCGCATGACCGCTTGCAAAAGCACACCCGAAACCGATAAAGCCGCGCCGGCAAATAGTGCGATGATAATCCTCGGCAAACGTAAATCTTTTATAATCTCTACATTTTCATTCGTGCCTGTAAAGAGGCCTTTTAGCAGCTCTCCCGTTGTAATTGCAATACTCCCAGTCGTCATCGAATAGATTGTCAAAATAAAGAGTGCGCAGATGACAACAACAAAGCTGATAATCTTTTTATACATACGATAAACCTCTTTCACAACCTATTATTCATAAAGGATTTTCATTAATTCTTCTAATGCTTCGGCAGCCGCTAAGTTTGCAGTCGTCCCAAAAAGCTCTTCTTCTAAATCATAAACTCGGTCATTTTTAACTGCTTTAAAATGGCGCCAAATTGTATTCTCTTTAAATTCTTTATTAAACATGTCAACGACTTCTTCCGGCATCCCATGCGCCATACGCAAAATAATATCTGCATCAGCCTGCTGCAGGGTTTCCGTGTTAGCAGACATATATTCCACATCTGTTTCTGTCATTGCGTTTACACCACCGGCGCGTCGAACGAGATCGCCTACATACGACTTTTCTGTTGCAACGAGATAACTGCCTGGTACGCCAAGTAAAATAAGGACTCTCGGTGATTCTTGGTCTTCTATTTTCGCTTCAATTTCAGCTAACTTTTCTTCAAATGCTTTTACTAATTTCTCTGCATGTTCTTCGCGATTATATTTTTCACCAAGATACTGGATGCCTTCATACATACCTTCAACACTTTCAAAGTCAAGATAAGTCGCTGGCGTATCCGTTTCAGTGAACGTATCTTCGACATAAGATGTTAACGTTGTCACCGTTAAAACATCTGTCGGTTTTAACGACTTAATGATTTCCATATCCGGATTCATCGCCAAGCCAACTTCCGGTAACCCTTTATATCGCTCTGGCAATCCTTTATAGGTCGTCGGAATTCCGACAAGGTCTAATTCCAATTCGTTCGTAATTTCCGTAATTGCGACGGTCGTTGAAATGATTTTCCCATCCGTTTCAAGTTTCTTTTCATTTTCGATTGCATCCGTTACTTCTGAACTTGATTGTTGAGTATCATTTGAGGATTGATTTTCAGTTACGGCGGATTTGTCATCTGTGCCACAACCTGCTAATACGATGAGAAGGACTACGATGAGGAATAAACTTAATTTATTTTTCAAAACCTGTACACCTCTTATTAGGTATTTAAAATCTGATTTCTCCGAAAAACTATATATAAAATTTAGAGCCTTACTGCTTGGCATAAACAGTAAGACTCTCGTAAATTATAAATTTATTTTTGGTTATGCGACATTAGCGTAACGTCTTTTAAGTTGAATCGCTAGCGGAATTGCTGACCCAATGAGTAGCAACACATAAAGCATGATGTTTGTTGTATCGCCTGTTTGTGGGTTCTTTTCTTGTCCAGAAACTTTCGTTTTGGTTGTTGATCCATTCTTTTCATTGGAATCGAGTTCTGGTTTTTTGATTGTTGGATTGTGCTTTGTTTTAGTATTGTTATCTTTAGCGCCTGGTAATGGTGTATTCTTAATAGCTTCTCCATCAACTGTTGGACCATTTCCATTGGTAGAAGCAACTAAACGATAATCACCCACTTCAATTTCTTCCATGCTACTTTCATCTAAAAAAAGACGCGCTTTATGCTTTTGATTTTCGTAAACTCCGGGTACAGTAATCATCATATCTAACTCAATTACATCCGATATTTTTCCATCTACCTTGAACTGGACAACGATGGAACCGTCTCCATTATCCTTAACAACAACCACATCGCCATGTTTTGTCTTCAGTGAATTAATATATTCGCTTCCTGTTACAGTGATTTGAATATATCGTTCGCCATCTTTCTCTAATAAAATTGCAGGGCCTTTAAAGAATGAATCCGCTGAAGAAGGCCTATCTTCTGTTTCATGCTTAATGACAAAACCAATTTTATATGCTTTATCTGGTGTTAATTGATCCTTCTTTTTAGGAGTTTTAGGTTTTCCGTTTTCCTCTTTATCGTTTGCTACAGGATTATCTTTTTCATTAGCTTTTTCATCTTTTGTAGGTTCTTCATTTTTATTATCATCTTGTGAGTCATTATCTATTGGTAAAAGTGTGTAATCTTTAATGTCAACGGCTTCTTGAGTACTTTCATCAAATGAAAGGTCAACCGTATGTGGCATGATAGTTCCACGCGCATTAATAATCATTCCAAAATCTAATACTTCTGACAGAGAGCCTTCTACTTTAAATTGAATCGTAAAAGTTCCATCAGCATTTTTTGTGCCCCATGTAACCTCTTTACCGTTTATAGACAATGACTCTATAAATTGGCCGCCTGTTCCATTTATTTGAATATATTTCACTCCATCTTTAATGAGTAATACAGCCGGATTAATAAATTGACGATTTACTGATGCAGATTCGGAAACATAATTAATTTCGTATGCTTGATCAGGTACTAACGCCGAATTTTTATTTTCAACTTTGTCGCCATCGTTCTCAACCGGTGGTTCTGATTTTGTTGGTTCTTCCGGTTCAACCGGCTCTAATGGATCTACGTCTGGAATTCCAAATCCTGGTTTATTCGATGCAACAGTTTCCGTAATACTAGTCTCATCCAATTGGATACGGAATCCTGATTGTCCATAGTGCATCTTCTCATTACCCATCGGTGCTTGATATTCAACATAGGCATTATATAAATATTGCAAACTATCTAACTTGAATGTTTCATGACGCTTTTTCCCGTCACCTTTCTTTTCCAAAGCATTCTTTCCATTAAGCTTCAATAACGTTACCGTATTATCATCATTAATTGATATTGTTAATTCGGCTTTTCCTTCTTTAATAGATAAGAATAATTCATCGCCTAAATGTCTGCCCATTGCGGATTGATTATCGTTATCATCTCTTAAATAGCTAGCATTTACAGTATAGTAACCGTCTGCTAGGTCAGCCAATCCTACCTGTTTTTCCTCTTCTTCAACTGGCCCAGTTGATTCTTCTTCGGGTTCAGATTCAACTGGTTCTTCTTCAATTACATCTTCTTTTACAGGCACATTACTTACATCAAAAAAGGCACGCGCAGTATGTTGACCGCCATAGGACATATGCATTTCCAGTATTACAGGATCAGATAAATTACCATCTACCTCAAACTTTACACTCCTTTTGTTTTCTTCTTCACTAACGACAACAACTTCATTGCCGTTTGCTTTCAATGATAGAATCATATTACTTTGGTCTATTTTAAACTGAATGAATTGCTTTCCATTTTCAACAATTAATGACGCTGGTTTACTGAAGAAAGGATCAGCCAATGATACCTCATCCTTATCTTCATGCTTGACAACATATTCAATATTATGTGTTCCGTCTTCAAACTGTTTCGTTTCTTCCGCAAACACCGCACCACTAAAAAATGGCAGTGCAAGTATTACGATAAACAGGGACATAAGCCATTTGTTTCGCATCTATATTCTCTCCTCTTATGGATTCTATTAATTAGTTACGTACAGGTCGAAACTTGCGAATTGCGAATAAAGCAATTGCAGATCCAAGCATTAATAGCGCGTACATTCCAATAGGAGAGTTATCCCCTGTTTTTGGATTCTCTACAGTTTCGGCTATATTGCCGCTAGTTTCGGAACCACTTTCCACTGATTTTTGTTCTCCAGCTGATGTGGCTTGCGGTAATCCGCTTACATTAAATACAGCACGGGCAGTATGCGTCATGTCGTACATATCTGGAACAACAATGTGCATGTCCATATTTAGAGGTTGAGATAAATCACCTTTCACTCTAAACTTCACTGTTCTTGTCTGATTTGCAGTATTTTCACTGACAACCGAAACCGGACCTGTTGGTGTTGAAAGCGATTTAATATAATTGCTGCCAGTTACCGTTAACTGGATATATTGAACACCATTTTGAACGGTTAGTGTTGCAGGCTTTGTAAAATAACCATCCGCAATGGATGTATTCGCACTACCTGACTCTTTCATTTCATAATTTACCTTATATGTACCATCTGCAATTTGAGCAGAAACTGGTGAAGCAACAAAGAAGGTAGCTAAAATGATAGCCGCGAACGTCATGAAAAATGAAAATTTGTTCTTCATTCTGAATTCCTCCTAATCATTTTGATCGTCGAGCTAAAAAGGTCTAACAGTCTTGCATATGTTGTCGAAAAATATATTTTCCTTTTAAACCTTCTAGAAATTACTTTCCTAAACGTTGGAAACCCCGACACTACTAAACCTATCAATGAAGGT
This window of the Sporosarcina pasteurii genome carries:
- a CDS encoding NEAT domain-containing protein; protein product: MRNKWLMSLFIVILALPFFSGAVFAEETKQFEDGTHNIEYVVKHEDKDEVSLADPFFSKPASLIVENGKQFIQFKIDQSNMILSLKANGNEVVVVSEEENKRSVKFEVDGNLSDPVILEMHMSYGGQHTARAFFDVSNVPVKEDVIEEEPVESEPEEESTGPVEEEEKQVGLADLADGYYTVNASYLRDDNDNQSAMGRHLGDELFLSIKEGKAELTISINDDNTVTLLKLNGKNALEKKGDGKKRHETFKLDSLQYLYNAYVEYQAPMGNEKMHYGQSGFRIQLDETSITETVASNKPGFGIPDVDPLEPVEPEEPTKSEPPVENDGDKVENKNSALVPDQAYEINYVSESASVNRQFINPAVLLIKDGVKYIQINGTGGQFIESLSINGKEVTWGTKNADGTFTIQFKVEGSLSEVLDFGMIINARGTIMPHTVDLSFDESTQEAVDIKDYTLLPIDNDSQDDNKNEEPTKDEKANEKDNPVANDKEENGKPKTPKKKDQLTPDKAYKIGFVIKHETEDRPSSADSFFKGPAILLEKDGERYIQITVTGSEYINSLKTKHGDVVVVKDNGDGSIVVQFKVDGKISDVIELDMMITVPGVYENQKHKARLFLDESSMEEIEVGDYRLVASTNGNGPTVDGEAIKNTPLPGAKDNNTKTKHNPTIKKPELDSNEKNGSTTKTKVSGQEKNPQTGDTTNIMLYVLLLIGSAIPLAIQLKRRYANVA
- the isdE gene encoding heme ABC transporter substrate-binding protein IsdE, yielding MKNKLSLFLIVVLLIVLAGCGTDDKSAVTENQSSNDTQQSSSEVTDAIENEKKLETDGKIISTTVAITEITNELELDLVGIPTTYKGLPERYKGLPEVGLAMNPDMEIIKSLKPTDVLTVTTLTSYVEDTFTETDTPATYLDFESVEGMYEGIQYLGEKYNREEHAEKLVKAFEEKLAEIEAKIEDQESPRVLILLGVPGSYLVATEKSYVGDLVRRAGGVNAMTETDVEYMSANTETLQQADADIILRMAHGMPEEVVDMFNKEFKENTIWRHFKAVKNDRVYDLEEELFGTTANLAAAEALEELMKILYE
- a CDS encoding NEAT domain-containing protein: MKNKFSFFMTFAAIILATFFVASPVSAQIADGTYKVNYEMKESGSANTSIADGYFTKPATLTVQNGVQYIQLTVTGSNYIKSLSTPTGPVSVVSENTANQTRTVKFRVKGDLSQPLNMDMHIVVPDMYDMTHTARAVFNVSGLPQATSAGEQKSVESGSETSGNIAETVENPKTGDNSPIGMYALLMLGSAIALFAIRKFRPVRN
- a CDS encoding iron ABC transporter permease — its product is MYKKIISFVVVICALFILTIYSMTTGSIAITTGELLKGLFTGTNENVEIIKDLRLPRIIIALFAGAALSVSGVLLQAVMRNPLAEPGIIGVSSGAGFMSIVMVTFFPTLFFYTPLFSFIGGAVAFLLVYIFSWKSGLNPLRMILIGVAINAVFTGLSELISAQNASSMMSGISVTSSTLTMKTWTDVQVIVLYGSIGLILSMLLYAWCNHLGLRDKTLKNLGFQVNRARLIISIIAVLLASIATAIAGMFTFVGLLIPHIGRTLVGNDHKLLIPFSAFAGALLILVADTLGRALFSPIEIPASIIMAVIGGPFLIFLLRKSDRIYGN